One Vicia villosa cultivar HV-30 ecotype Madison, WI linkage group LG5, Vvil1.0, whole genome shotgun sequence genomic window, TGTATACCAAATATATGCCCCTGACAAATGTTTACTATGATAAATCAtaataaagtattaaaaatttGATCACACAGTTTAAAAAAGTCATTTTCTCAGAATTAAACTTGCCTACCAAAATatacaaatatttcaaaatttagtgttatttttcattttagcaagatcttaaaatatttttgttaggATCTTATACTTTCCAATCTTCCTACCCCCTCTCGATCTGACAAAATAATCAGATATGATCTTCCAATCTTAGTTACAATTTTATATTTCACAATTTTGCAACCCCCTCCCGATCTTATGCAAGATTTTCGATATTGACAATCTTGAGTGTATACACTATTTATTACGACCACAAACATGATTTACCCTAAAGCTCTTAAGGAACTAAAATAATGTTGGTTAAGCATCAAGCATTTTACATTTCATTGTGTTTCTAATGTTGGTTGAACACTTGCAACCATGAATACATATTGTCGGCAAAATTTCCACCATATATATACTGCACTTATTGTGAGAAAGGAGACGAAAAAGGACAGTGCTCCCACCATCCACTGTACATGCCAACCACCTAAGTATACATTTCACAACACAACCTGTATGCTCTAACGAATGTAACAGCTCCCCCAACAGGTTGAATAATGgtataacatgaaaataaataaaggaacTAGATGGAAAATACTGGTCCAAATGATTTGAGTACCTAAAAGTAGTACAACACCTCCATCTAGTTATTGTTATCAGAGCCAAGGCTCTCATAGAACAAAATGTACCCATGGTCTGTATTAGTTGAATATTCCTGTGGTGATCCAAAGAAAGTTTGCACAGCAGACTCATCAATCATTTCCACGTTTTCGTCATCAAAAAATAACCAGTGGTTATGGCTTTTCACAAGGCTGACATAGTGCCCGTGGTTGGGACCACTCCCAACATGAACAACTACCGCAAATAGAGAATACTCATTATCTGCATCTTCAACAGTGTTGCTCAACTTCAGCTCAAGGGGAAAAACAACCCGGTAAGACAGCTTCTTGTACCGGCCAAGCTGTTCCATGTATTTAAACCGCTTGAGATGAATGACCAGAATGTGAGGCGGTTTCTTTATCTTCATTCTCTTCTGAGCTTCTTGCAAACTAATATCAAAAGAAAGTTCATATCTTAGTTATCAGACTGGTAAATGAACATGAAAAAAACAGACTGGTAAATGAACATGAAAAAAACAGACTGGTAAATGGTCGTGACATCTTGTACATACTGAACTGACACGGTCAAGAAATCCCGTTCAGATGACAAATGAAGTGCCAATCAATGGAAAAATGAACATGTTTTGGTCTGCTTATTGAAAAATGAACATGTTCCGGTATgcttattgaaaataaaaaggagATAAAACTGTACATAAACAAATTTGTAATATTCAAACTATTTGACATATATGCTTCACACAAACAATTTATTTCCTTCTCCAGTTAAAAGTAGAAAAGGAAGGCGTAAAACAACGGCACTATTCAAAATGATTTAGATCTGAACAGATATCTGAAATTTTGGTTTTTTACAAAGTCTAATGCATCTATTAAAATACATGTTAAACAAGCAGCAGTATATTATAGCTAAGCACATGATACAAGATGGTTGTTTATATTTTCCAAACCAGTAAAGAAACCTTATAACAAACAGCTGATGCCATACTATAAAATCCATATACCTGCAGCATTTGTCGCAGAAAAATTTGTCCTCAGCATTCAAAGTCTCAGTGGAACTGAAATTTTTCAAACAACTTGTAATTGAACTGTTTTGCTCAATATCAAGGCTCAAGTCAAAAAATGTTTCGTCCCTAGCTGTCACAGTTTCACATTGCAAACACCTCGTCTCATTGGTGAGTATTCCCTAATCACAGCAAATTGCAACAATGAAATTCCACAACATAGATATAAATCTAAATTTTGTGATCAGCACAATGAAAATAACATCGACCCCCACCccgaaaaaagaaaaataaaaatataaaaactgaCAGAAgcaaaattatttttgttattcttactattattattattattattattattattattattatcattatcattttcaTCAAGTGTGACATTCAAGTTAGTTTATGATAAGATAAATTAATAAGAATGAAAGAAGTGCTTTAGTGTCTCACATAATAAGCTGCTCCAGAATACAAGTAGAAGCAAATATAAATGGATAATCACAAAACTGAACAGTATCAAGGCATGCACACTTAAAAGGAGAACATTAATTGACTGGATCCAATACAAAGTTCGCAATTTATACAACCTACAAATTTGTTGAAACGAGAAAAAATGACAAGAATAAATTGGCAAAGCGGGTCACCTGAAAATTTTTGTGTACCCAAGTAATTAAAGGTTCTTTCTGAGGTCCGTTAGCATGTCCATTCTTGAATCCATTTGCAACCTTTTCAGAAGGTGCTGGTATCTCTGGATCAGTCTTTGATGCCTGAGCCTCTTTCTCCAGAATGTCAACAAGTTCATTCAGCAAAAAGTTCAAGAATTCATGGGCATCCTACCAAAAAGAGTAGACCGACAGTAACATTGTTGTTTTAGTGAAAAACTAGACAAAATATGCAAtgtgtaaataaacaatcaaatcAATGATAAATAATGAATAAACTTGAATGCTACAGTAACATTTATGGTGAATAAAAATCTCATCTGCAAGTAACAGTTGTCATTTTTGCTAAACAAACATCCAACACATCggagaaaaaaaaactaatcagCCGAATCAAGCAAGCTAAACCACTGGATCACAAAtaaatatcttattttattttttacatagTGACgtatattttagatttttttgtttgCAAATTATTTCTTTATGCATTTAAATTAAAGGCCTTATCTTGGAATTTGCATTCAGCCTCAATAAGGTGAATTTGCATTCACCCTATAAAACTAGCTTATAAGGTGGAGAGCTGTCTCCCATTTATAAATACTTTTCCAACGTGTGACTGTCAACATAATTTGCATGTAGTATCTGTTCACAGGCTAACAACCttgtattttttatgaataaaatatcACAAATGTGTAAAAGTGAAAGTATCTTAATCATTTCAATTAATGGCAGTTAACTAACAGTTTAAAAGAATATACTGTTCATAAAAATGTCTAATAATTCAAAGGGGAAAAATGCATGTTTAAATTTGGTCCAATCTGACAGAATAAAAAAGTAACACTGGTCTACCTAATAATCTACCAACTAGAATACTTGTTGAGGAGCTCCCATCATTACCATCTGGAAACATTCAATATAGATAATAGCATTTCTAACTAGGATCCATGTGAAGAAATGCTGAAAGTTGGAATCAAAACCTACTGGCATCTTTACATATTCATGGAGCAACAAATATCATTGTCAAACCTTGCATACAAACTCGCCTCCAAATAATctcttatttatgtatatatttatatttatatttatactttATAATATAAATGTTACTGTTAAAAGAATTTACAGATTTCATGACTAACGATTCGATGTACAGGAGATTATTCTCAACATAAGGCACATACCTGATGCATATAGCTGCGAAAGAGTTCATTCTGTTTTTTCAACCTCTGTACAAATCGCTTGGGAGCAATGACACCGGTTTTCTTCTTCTGCGAACTTATCTATACCAAACATAAACAAATATGTTGCATTCAGGACCAAGAAAGACATAACTAGGCATGTAAGCACCATTAAGATATAGTTGATAATTGATAGGATTTATTAAAATGATTTATCTCAGGTTCTGATAGAGACTCAAAATTCAGATAAATGGAAAATGTattattgattgaaattaaaaCTGTTACAGAGACGAGTCCCTATAATCCCAGAGCAGAGTGCTCCTCAAAGTAGAGATATTCTCACTCTGCCCAACCCAA contains:
- the LOC131603233 gene encoding ubiquitin carboxyl-terminal hydrolase 4; this translates as MGAAGSKLEKALGDQFPEGERYFGLENFGNTCYCNSVLQALYFCVPFREQLLEYYGNNKSIGDVEENLLTCLADLFSQISSQKKKTGVIAPKRFVQRLKKQNELFRSYMHQDAHEFLNFLLNELVDILEKEAQASKTDPEIPAPSEKVANGFKNGHANGPQKEPLITWVHKNFQGILTNETRCLQCETVTARDETFFDLSLDIEQNSSITSCLKNFSSTETLNAEDKFFCDKCCSLQEAQKRMKIKKPPHILVIHLKRFKYMEQLGRYKKLSYRVVFPLELKLSNTVEDADNEYSLFAVVVHVGSGPNHGHYVSLVKSHNHWLFFDDENVEMIDESAVQTFFGSPQEYSTNTDHGYILFYESLGSDNNN